TTTTATCAACACTATGCGGATATTAATGATCTCAAACATCAATTTGGCGAACAACTGGTCAAGATTCTCGCAGAATGGCGTCAAAACTATAAGGGCTAGGTGTATTGCTTGAGCCATTCTCAGCACCCGGCGAATCAATTCGCGGCTATCAGAACAAAGTCCGCCGTCGCGGACTCAGGAAAATCCAAGGCTTTCTGTAACCTGCGAAGGCAGGTTTCGTTCCTGTAGCCGCGACTTTAGTCGCAAAGGCTACATTGGAAGGCATCCCCAGCTAGAAGCTGGGAACGAGAGACAGATCTTTTGTGCTTGGCGGTTAAAACCGCAGCTATCTGAACAAAACCCGCCTTCGCGGGTTCCAGAAAACTGGATAGAGCCAGTCCGCGCAGGCGGACTTTGATCGAGTAGGCGCGAATTCATTCGCCAGCGACAGAAAGAGCATTGTCAATCGTCAATCGTTCATAGCATCAAAAGTTGGCTACAAAGTAGCGTCAATTGTCAATTGTCAATTGTTCATAGCATCAACCATTGACTATTGACCATCAACCATTGACTATTGACCATCAACCATCAACCATTGACCAATCCGCTATGATGCAAAACAGCGAGTTTGGGAAAGCGGATGGCGGTAAAACTGAGTTTTTGCATGATTGTCAAGAACGAGGCAACCAATTTGCCCCGCTGCTTAAACAGCGTTCGCCATATGGCTGATGAGCTAGTGGTATTGGACACAGGCTCTAGCGATGGAACCGTGGCGATCGCTCAATCTCTCGGTGCTACCGTCCACCACTTTGCCTGGACAAACGACTTCTCAGAAGCCCGCAATGAATCGCTCAAGTATGTCACGGGCGATTGGGTGCTGGTGCTGGACGCGGATGAAGTCCTCACAGCGGAAATTGTGCCAGTGATGCAACTGGCAATGCAGCAAGAGAATTGTTTAGTGATTAACCTGTTGCGGCAAGAGATTGGAGCGACTCAATCACCCTATTCTCTCGTGTCACGGTTGTTTCGTCATCATCCTGCGATCGAGTTTCGGCGTCCCTATCACGCCATGATCGACGATAGCGTTGCCCAACTGCTGAAACAGGAACCTCACTGGCAGATTGTCGATTTACCCGAAGTGGCGATTTTGCATTACGGCTATGAACCGGGGGCGATCGCCAGTCGAGACAAGTTTCAGCAAGCTCGCATGACAATGGAGCGATTCCTGGTGAAGCATCCGGGTGATCCCTATGTGTGCAGCAAGTTGGGTGCGTTGTATGTGGAGATGGGCAAAGTCGATTATGGGATTGAGCTATTGGAACGCGGCTTAGCCCAACAGCGCAAAACCCCAATTGATGCCCCTGTCTTGTTTGAATTGCACTATCACCTGGGCATCGCCTACAGTCGCCTCAAGGATGTGGAACGGGCAGAACGCCACTATCAAACTGCCACCGAACAACCGATTTTGGAAGCTCTGAAGTTAGGAGCCTACAACAATCTGGGCACCCTGCGACAGGCTCAAGGCAACTTTCCAGGGGCAAAAGCTGCCTACGAAGCGGCACTGGAAGCCGACCCCAACCTGGCGATCGCCCACTACAACCTGGGCATGACCCTCAAAGCGATGGGACA
This Oscillatoria sp. FACHB-1407 DNA region includes the following protein-coding sequences:
- a CDS encoding tetratricopeptide repeat protein, with the translated sequence MAVKLSFCMIVKNEATNLPRCLNSVRHMADELVVLDTGSSDGTVAIAQSLGATVHHFAWTNDFSEARNESLKYVTGDWVLVLDADEVLTAEIVPVMQLAMQQENCLVINLLRQEIGATQSPYSLVSRLFRHHPAIEFRRPYHAMIDDSVAQLLKQEPHWQIVDLPEVAILHYGYEPGAIASRDKFQQARMTMERFLVKHPGDPYVCSKLGALYVEMGKVDYGIELLERGLAQQRKTPIDAPVLFELHYHLGIAYSRLKDVERAERHYQTATEQPILEALKLGAYNNLGTLRQAQGNFPGAKAAYEAALEADPNLAIAHYNLGMTLKAMGQLEDAIAHYQKALQLNPIYAEALQNLGVVLLKLGRVEESMAAFQRAIVLHEQRNVQEAQRLRSGLRQMGFEI